Within Butyrivibrio fibrisolvens, the genomic segment GGTGAGGGGTTATTCATTTTTTATAGAGCAAAAGTGCCGTATTTATGCGGCTTTTGGCGTTTCGCAAACGCCTAACTTACTGAAAAGCTTATAGAGGGGGCAAAAGCATCAGGTCATGATGTGGAGCATATAAGTCTTAAAGGGAAGAGCATAGGCTTTTGTATAGGATGTCTGGCATGTCAGAATACTCAGAAATGTGTCATTAAGGATGATGCTGCCACGATTGCTGATAAAGTAAAGAACGTAGATACATTGGTATTTGTCACTCCTATTTATTACTATGAGATGAGTGGTCAGATGAAGACTCTTTTGGACAGGCTCAATCCTCTGTATCCTTCAGATTATAGATTTAGAAATGTATATATGCTCTCTGTCGCTGCTGAGGATGAAGAGTTTGTGCCCCAAAAGGCTGAAAGCGGACTCCAGGGATGGGTTGATTGTTTTGAAAAGGCAGAATTCTCCGGTTCCTTATTCTGTGGAGGCATAGGCGATATGGGTGAGGCATCGAAAAAAACTGAAGAGTTAAACGAAGCCTTCGAATTTGGTAAAGCTTTAAAATAAAGGAAGTCTGCGATGAAAACGAAAATGATTTTTCTGGCATTCTGTATGACCATAATGTTTTGCATGAGCGCCTGTGCAGTGACAACCAAAAACACAAGCTCAGATCTGGGTGCCGTAACTGAAATATCAGCATCAGAATATAATGAAACGGAAAGTCCAGAAGAGAATGTCATGTCGGAGGGATCTGCTATGTATCAGCTGGCAGAAAAAGATGAATCAGTAGATGATGAAGCTATTGGAGATAGTACTATGACAATGAAAATCGGCGATACAAAAGTTAATGTGGAATGGGAAGACAATCAGGCTGTAGAAGCGCTGCGGGATATGGCTAAAGATGGTGATATTACCATTCAGATGTCAATGTATGGCGGTTTTGAACAGGTGGGTTCCATAGGACAGAGTTTGCCACGAGATGATAAGCAGACAACAACATCATCAGGTGATATAGTTCTGTATTCAGGAAACCAGATGGTGGTGTTTTATGGTTCCAACAGTTGGTCATACACAAGGCTAGGTCATATATCTGATAAGGATGAAGCAGAGATGGCAGATCTACTTTCTAATGGTGATGTTACTATAACCATTAGCAGGGAATAAGCGGATTTTAAGAAATGTCTGCAAAATGTTCACTTGCAGGTGTTATAGCACAGAACAAGAGGAGCGATGCATCAAAGAAACATGTATGGACTACGGGAGCACAGAAAATATTAGGAGGCGAGAAATAAGATGGCAGAAAAAATTGTACAAACAGCAGGTAGAGATCAGCTTGGTGAGTTTGCACCCATGTTCGCGCACCTGAACGACGACATACTCTTTGGTGAAGTATGGAATGAAGAAAACATTGACGTGAAGACCAAATGCATTATTACAGTGGTTTCACTTATGGCTTCAGGTATCACGGATTCCTCTCTGACATATCACCTTCAGAATGCGAAGGCACATGGTGTAAGTAAGGAAGAAATTGCAGCAATCATAACCCATGCCACTATGTATGTAGGTTGGCCAAAGGGGTGGGCGGTATTCCGCCTTGCTAAGGAAGTCTGGAATGAAGCAGTTCCTGAACTGACTGAAAAGGACAGATATCAGAATACAATCTGTTTTCCTATTGGAGATCCTAACCCTTATGGAGAGTTCTTTATTGGACAAAGTTATCTTGCTCCTGTTTCAACGGAACAGGTACCTGTATTTAATGTGACTTTTGAGCCGGGATGCCGCAATAACTGGCATATCCACCATGCAAAAAGCGGTGGCGGTCAGATCCTGATCTGTATCGGAGGAAGAGGATATTATCAGGAATGGGGCAAAGATGCTGTGGAAATGACTCCCGGTAAAGTGATAAACATTCCTGCTGAAGTTAAACACTGGCATGGAGCAGCACCAGATTCATGGTTCTCTCATCTTGCGATTGAGGTTGCAGGTGAAGAGACAAGCAATGAATGGCTGGAAGCTGTATCTGATGGAGACTACGGCAAACTGAAATAGTAGGCTGACGCAAAATTATGAGTACAGCATTGCTTACGGCCTTGTTTTGAATATGTAATTGTTTACCCATATTGGCAAAAAAATGAAAAAATTGCCGATATGGGTACTTTTATGTTTGCTCATTTATAGTGGGATGAATAGGGCCGTTGGTGTTATAATGGATGTATATGTTTCGGAGGAGTTTTGTTTATGGGAAAGACAGCTATTTGAGATTTTTGTTACAGAACAGGAGTGCCTTCGAGTGTTTATTGAGAACGGAATTCCTCATGTGAAGATGTAGCGAAATGAAAAAGGTGATGAGTATTATTTTGAGGATCATAGGTTTGATGAGCAGCCTGAGCGTGAAGGCGAGGCTCCAAAACTTGATTTTATGAATGAATAACATAGAGAAAGATCTTATGGGGGGTGTAGAAGATATGTGGTTTTTATTTGCAATTCTATCAGCGGTGTTTGCAGCACTGACATCAATACTTGCCAAGGTCGGCATTGAGGGAGTTGATTCTAATCTGGCTACAGCGATAAGAACCTGCGTTGTTGTGGTGATGGCCTGGGTTATGGTGTTCATTACGAGTGCCCAGGGCGGGTTAAGTTCAATCGGCAGAAAGAGCTGGATCTTTTTGATTCTGTCAGGACTTGCTACCGGTGCATCCTGGCTATGCTACTACAAAGCTCTGCAGATGGGTGAAGCTTCGAAAGTTGTGCCTATCGATAAGCTGAGTGTTGTTATTACGCTGGTGCTGGCATTTGTCTTTTTACATGAGGAGTTCACAGCAAAGTCTTTAATCGGTTGTGTGCTGATCGGAGCAGGGACGCTGATTATGGTAATTTAATGGTGGATGGGAAAATGAATAAGAAAATGAATAAGAAAAAAATCATGGCGGTTCATACTGTATGCTTTTGGGGTGTCATAGCTGCTTGTTTTTTGGGTATAATTGTTGGATCATTTTTTGACTTTGGTATCAATGAGGCGCTTGCCAATAAGACAGATATTGGTGCCTTCTTTGCCACTTATGGATCATACTTTTCATATTGCCTGTATCCTGCAGCCGGATCATGCTTATTCGTGGGCCTCAGGAAGAAGGGAGACTGCTACCGTATACTGGCGTATACTTTGCTGGTGCTGAGTTTGTTTATGGCTGTGTATTATTCTAACAGTTATAACGGCAAAAGCGTGCGCCAGTTGTTTGGGTATTCTGCCGGGCAATCCTCTCCGATACTGTCAGTTGCAAGTTGGATGTTCTGGGTTGTGCTGTATTCCTGGATACCATTTGTAATGATACGTCTAATGGATAACAGAAATCCTGACAGGCTCATTGCCGTTGGAGCGGCAATACTTATTGCAGGTATAACGGCAGATAATGTGAACTCGTGGCTCAAGCAGGTTGCTTCAAGACCTCGTTATAAATACCTGATCACATTAGATGATCCAATAAGCCAGTTTCGTAATTGGTGGCAAATGGTTCCAAACCTCGCCGGTGGTGATGATAATTTTAAATCCTGGCCCAGTGGTAACATGACAATAGCCAGTATGATGTTTTCGCTTCCGATGCTTGCGAATGTAATGAGAAAAAGGAGTGAAAGAAAGAATGTTATCTGTTTTATTATCGCCTGTCTTTACGTGTTGATCTATGGCTATAACCGCATTCATATGACTAATCATTTTTTATCTGATGTATGCTTTGGAACACTGATCACATATCTTATTTATGTAGCCGTAAGTGAAGCATTTTTATCGGCGAGTAAAACGGATTGATAATGCGATGCATGGGAGCCTAATCTTTAAGTAAATATAAAGTATCAAAAGATCTGGTCGATATATGAGAAAAGTGAGTTTGTTTGTACCACTAATAGACACCAATTTGAACCATTAGCCGCTCGCTTTGCTCGCGACATGAGGTTAAGTTATGAAACAGTACAGATATATCCTTAATAAGAAAATATCACTGGATCAGATGATTAATGAAATCCGTGAGCTTCCCGAGTACAAGAACGGATATAAAGCTCTCCTTCAAGTTGTAGAGCAGGACTGTGATCCGGTGCCTATACAAAGAGATCTGGACGTTCTTAAAAGAGGCCTTCCGAATGTGACTATCGTAGGAATGACCAGTCATGGCGCTTTAAGTAAGACGACCCATTCTATTCGCTACACGGTATGCTCGATCCTTTTTTTTGAAAAGAGCGATTTCGAAGTTACAGTGTACGATTGTCATGATCAGACGCCAAGGGAAGCTGGTAAGGATTATAAAGTAATTCTTAGAGGGTATAAACATCCCAAGGCAGTTCTTATGATGTCTTCGGATTTTAGTCTGTGTCCGGAACCTTTTATAGACTGTATCAATGAGCTTGAGTTTGAGATTATTGTTTTTGGAGCACTGGCAGGCACAAAGCGGATGGGAGATGATAAATCTCTTATTTATGTTGATGATAAGATATATGACAGAGCTATTCTTGCTGTAGCTTTCTGCGGAGATGAACTTCATTTTGCATATGATTACAATCTTGGTTTTAAATCTCTTGGTAAAGAGCTTGTTGTAACCAAGTCTGATGATGTAGGCGTTGTATATGAAATTGATAATAAACCTGCATTTGATATATACAGTCAGCATCTTGGCGTTGAGATGAACGATTACTTCTTTGAAAATACCAGCTCTTTTCCCTTTATGTTAAGAGAAAACGGGCATTATCTTGCAAGGGTTGCACTTGACTATCAGAAGGAAAATGGAGCGCTGGAATTCGCTGTAAAGATTCCGGAAGGATCCTCTGTCAGCCTTGGATATGCTACGGACAGGTATCTTCTTGAAGAGTCATATTATAATGCTAAGAGGATGTTCGGATTCCATCCTCAGGCTATCATGATCTATGCCTGTATGAGCCGCCGCATGCTCATGGGTGATGATCTTGCAGAGCTTGAGTTCGATCTGTATGAGAACATATATCCGAATGCAACCTGGGCTCATGGGTATGGAGAGATACTTCATGCTAATGGTCTTAGAGGATTCCTTAATGCATCACTTGTGGCTGTTGGTATCAGAGAAGGAGAGATTTCTGAAGAGGATAAGACCAAAGAGTACAAAGATATCGACTTTCCAAAAGAGTATTTCGGAGGTTTTAAGCCGCTTTCAGAAAGACTCGTCAAGTTTCTGGAGACTACAACTTTGGATCTTAGATATGCTATAGATCAGCTATTCAAAGTTGCAAGTCTTGATGATCTTACCCAGATATATAACAGACGTGCCATCAACCATTTTCTCCAGCAGCATATAGACGGCTTAGGATCTGAGGGAGAGG encodes:
- a CDS encoding cyclophilin-like fold protein, with amino-acid sequence MKTKMIFLAFCMTIMFCMSACAVTTKNTSSDLGAVTEISASEYNETESPEENVMSEGSAMYQLAEKDESVDDEAIGDSTMTMKIGDTKVNVEWEDNQAVEALRDMAKDGDITIQMSMYGGFEQVGSIGQSLPRDDKQTTTSSGDIVLYSGNQMVVFYGSNSWSYTRLGHISDKDEAEMADLLSNGDVTITISRE
- a CDS encoding carboxymuconolactone decarboxylase family protein → MAEKIVQTAGRDQLGEFAPMFAHLNDDILFGEVWNEENIDVKTKCIITVVSLMASGITDSSLTYHLQNAKAHGVSKEEIAAIITHATMYVGWPKGWAVFRLAKEVWNEAVPELTEKDRYQNTICFPIGDPNPYGEFFIGQSYLAPVSTEQVPVFNVTFEPGCRNNWHIHHAKSGGGQILICIGGRGYYQEWGKDAVEMTPGKVINIPAEVKHWHGAAPDSWFSHLAIEVAGEETSNEWLEAVSDGDYGKLK
- a CDS encoding EamA family transporter, which codes for MWFLFAILSAVFAALTSILAKVGIEGVDSNLATAIRTCVVVVMAWVMVFITSAQGGLSSIGRKSWIFLILSGLATGASWLCYYKALQMGEASKVVPIDKLSVVITLVLAFVFLHEEFTAKSLIGCVLIGAGTLIMVI
- a CDS encoding phosphatase PAP2 family protein; translation: MNKKKIMAVHTVCFWGVIAACFLGIIVGSFFDFGINEALANKTDIGAFFATYGSYFSYCLYPAAGSCLFVGLRKKGDCYRILAYTLLVLSLFMAVYYSNSYNGKSVRQLFGYSAGQSSPILSVASWMFWVVLYSWIPFVMIRLMDNRNPDRLIAVGAAILIAGITADNVNSWLKQVASRPRYKYLITLDDPISQFRNWWQMVPNLAGGDDNFKSWPSGNMTIASMMFSLPMLANVMRKRSERKNVICFIIACLYVLIYGYNRIHMTNHFLSDVCFGTLITYLIYVAVSEAFLSASKTD
- a CDS encoding diguanylate cyclase domain-containing protein encodes the protein MKQYRYILNKKISLDQMINEIRELPEYKNGYKALLQVVEQDCDPVPIQRDLDVLKRGLPNVTIVGMTSHGALSKTTHSIRYTVCSILFFEKSDFEVTVYDCHDQTPREAGKDYKVILRGYKHPKAVLMMSSDFSLCPEPFIDCINELEFEIIVFGALAGTKRMGDDKSLIYVDDKIYDRAILAVAFCGDELHFAYDYNLGFKSLGKELVVTKSDDVGVVYEIDNKPAFDIYSQHLGVEMNDYFFENTSSFPFMLRENGHYLARVALDYQKENGALEFAVKIPEGSSVSLGYATDRYLLEESYYNAKRMFGFHPQAIMIYACMSRRMLMGDDLAELEFDLYENIYPNATWAHGYGEILHANGLRGFLNASLVAVGIREGEISEEDKTKEYKDIDFPKEYFGGFKPLSERLVKFLETTTLDLRYAIDQLFKVASLDDLTQIYNRRAINHFLQQHIDGLGSEGEVMVLLVDIDHFKKVNDTYGHDVGDLILKNGVDRVKSIVTQKDIIGRWGGEEFIMISPYSSKDKAIQAAEMIRKGVADFDFEVAGHITVSGGVTLLRPGDTIDTVFKRIDNSLYEAKETGRNKMVFR